AATCAAACATTTTGCAACGCTATCTATTCATATCCTTCCACTCCTTATTGTCCCCCCCATGCGGAAAAGTTACCCGCACATAGCTAGTTACCACCTTCAACATCAACCGTATTTAAGCGCTACGCCGCCTCCACACTCTTCAAGCAATGCCAAAGCTACATTCTGCTTCTTCCCAAAAACCAGTGTGCTAGCCGGAAATTTATTAATTTGTTAACAGGTTAAAAAACACAGTTCTTCTTGCATCGCTTACCTGCCTTCTAAATTGGAATACTTCCCGCTCTCCTCAAAAAACTCATCCCAAAAAAGCCATGAGAATAGACATGAAAAAACTAACCCTTGCGTTACTTCTTTTTGTTTTCCCTTTTACTGCACATGCTCAAACAACTTTTACAATATCTCCTAAGGCCATTTACTTTTCGTATCACGAGCAGGTAATGGATGAGACTGGCTACCTTGCCGGAATAAATACTGGACTTACACATACAACCAATCAGGGATATTTCTTTGGTCTTGAAGCAGAAGGATTAGGCGGGGAATTACGTTATGAAGGGAAGTACTCTGATGGCACGGGTCTCAGTTGCGATACCCACGACTTTTTGTTTCAGGGTACGGCTGCTGTAGGAAAAGAATTCACTATTTCATCCTGGCAGTTAACTCCGTATACAGGCCTCAAATACCGCTACTGGCGGGACAACATCATTACTGAGGGAGGCTATCTACGCCAGATTAGCCAGTTCTACCTTCCTGTCGGCTTGACTGCACAATATGACCTTGATGACAGTTGGAACGTAAAAGTAAAAATGGAAGGTTCGTTGTTACTAGCCGGAAGGGTGTATTCA
This sequence is a window from Halodesulfovibrio aestuarii DSM 17919 = ATCC 29578. Protein-coding genes within it:
- a CDS encoding autotransporter outer membrane beta-barrel domain-containing protein, which translates into the protein MKKLTLALLLFVFPFTAHAQTTFTISPKAIYFSYHEQVMDETGYLAGINTGLTHTTNQGYFFGLEAEGLGGELRYEGKYSDGTGLSCDTHDFLFQGTAAVGKEFTISSWQLTPYTGLKYRYWRDNIITEGGYLRQISQFYLPVGLTAQYDLDDSWNVKVKMEGSLLLAGRVYSNLSDAGSMYSDITNHQSFGSGVGARISTTLQKNLGSYILGISPYFEWYEVKTSKKASSQIGDQPAKFIEPHNTTWMLGLSCSLSF